One Mercurialis annua linkage group LG3, ddMerAnnu1.2, whole genome shotgun sequence DNA window includes the following coding sequences:
- the LOC126674114 gene encoding uncharacterized protein LOC126674114 isoform X1 has protein sequence MANQNQNQNKHLHLHSNLLHSATAAITSLISTPKTSPSPTIPLSPPKLCIPFQFADSSSTQPQPDSVTPKSSAVKGLSSSESNPGFPSTVRITGLHSNGKGGGGPAFVGQVFSMCDLSGTGLMAVSSHFDIPFISESVLSYRTPQWLKKVFATVTKSERNGPVFRFFMDLGDAVTYVKKLNIPSGVVGACRLDLAYEHFKERPHLFQFVPNEKQVKAANQLLKTIPRCDGRRKVDGVPVFSAQNLDIAIATADGIKWYTPYFFDKSMLDNILEESVDQHFHSLIQTRHMQRRRDVVDDNLAAEVIEEMGDSMLEPPEVQEMMDEIGHPAIPLSVISKAAEIQLLNAVDRVLLGNRWLRKATGIQPKFPYMVDSFEKRSLYSSQRASALTNYQANSETDAETSKLGVEDNAQNNHEQSADLRLPFEDLFRRPRLKRQHTPEKWSKISECRNQKLETSPFLPKITMVGISTGEAGKMSKASLKKTMEDLTRELEQPDRENSPGNSNNNNDLEIEDRDPLFVANVGDYYSRMSKTNSPRLVRGGTK, from the exons ATGGCGAACCAGAACCAGAACCAGAACAAGCACCTCCACCTCCACTCTAATCTCCTCCACTCAGCAACCGCCGCTATTACCTCTCTTATTTCCACTCCAAAAACGTCGCCGTCTCCAACAATCCCACTCTCTCCACCCAAACTCTGTATCCCCTTTCAATTCGCCGACTCCTCTTCTACACAGCCTCAGCCTGACTCCGTTACTCCCAAATCCTCCGCCGTTAAGGGCTTATCATCCTCCGAGTCAAACCCTGGCTTTCCTTCAACCGTCAGAATTACCGGCCTTCATTCTAACGGCAAAGGCGGCGGTGGGCCCGCTTTTGTCGGTCAGGTTTTTAGTATGTGTGATCTTTCAGGCACTGGACTCATGGCTGTGTCTTCTCATTTTGATATTCCTTTCATTTCCGAAag TGTTTTATCTTATAGAACACCACAGTGGTTGAAGAAGGTGTTTGCGACGGTTACTAAGAGTGAGCGGAACGGcccggtttttcggtttttcaTGGATTTAGGCGATGCTG ttACATATGTGAAGAAGCTGAATATTCCGAGTGGCGTGGTGGGCGCTTGTCGTCTTGATTTAGCCTATGAACATTTCAAG GAGAGGCCTCACCTTTTTCAGTTTGTTCCAAATGAGAAACAG GTCAAGGCAGCAAACCAACTTCTTAAAACAATTCCTCGTTGTGATGGTAGGAGGAAGGTTGATGGAGTTCCTGTTTTCAGTGCTCAAAATTTAGATATTGCAATAGCTACTGCTGATGGGATTAAATG GTATACTCCATACTTTTTTGATAAAAGCATGCTGGATAACATTCTCGAAGAATCTGTTGATCAGCATTTTCATTCTTTGATCCAAACTCGGCACATGCAGCGCCGACGGGATGTTGTTGATGATAACTTGGCAGCGGAAGTGATTGAAGAAATGGGAGACAGCATGTTAGAGCCACCAGAG GTTCAGGAAATGATGGATGAGATTGGCCATCCCGCAATACCTTTGAGTGTCATTTCAAAGGCTGCTGAAATTCAACTCCTTAATGCTGTTGACAGAGTATTATTGGGTAACAGGTGGTTAAGAAAAGCAACTGGCATTCAACCAAAGTTTCCATATATGGTCGACTCATTTGAAAAACG GAGTTTATATTCTTCTCAAAGAGCATCTGCGCTTACTAATTATCAGGCTAACTCTGAAACAGATGCTGAGACTTCAAAGCTTGGAGTTGAAGACAATGCTCAAAACAATCATGAACAAAGTGCAGATTTGCGTCTCCCATTCGAAGACTTGTTTAGACGTCCCAGGTTAAAGCGACAACATACACCAGAAAAGTGGTCAAAGATAAG TGAATGCAGAAACCAAAAGTTAGAGACTAGTCCTTTTCTTCCAAAGATTACTATGGTGGGTATCTCGACGGGAGAAGCAGGAAAAATGAGTAAAGCTAGTTTAAAGAAGACGATGGAAGATCTAACAAGAGAGTTGGAGCAGCCAGATCGAGAAAATTCCCCAGGTAATAGCAATAATAATAATGACTTAGAAATCGAAGACCGGGATCCACTCTTTGTGGCTAATGTTGGTGATTATTATTCTCGTATGTCGAAAACAAATTCTCCTCGATTGGTTCGTGGAGGAACCAAATAA
- the LOC126674114 gene encoding uncharacterized protein LOC126674114 isoform X2 — protein sequence MANQNQNQNKHLHLHSNLLHSATAAITSLISTPKTSPSPTIPLSPPKLCIPFQFADSSSTQPQPDSVTPKSSAVKGLSSSESNPGFPSTVRITGLHSNGKGGGGPAFVGQVFSMCDLSGTGLMAVSSHFDIPFISESVLSYRTPQWLKKVFATVTKSERNGPVFRFFMDLGDAVTYVKKLNIPSGVVGACRLDLAYEHFKERPHLFQFVPNEKQVKAANQLLKTIPRCDGRRKVDGVPVFSAQNLDIAIATADGIKWYTPYFFDKSMLDNILEESVDQHFHSLIQTRHMQRRRDVVDDNLAAEVIEEMGDSMLEPPEVQEMMDEIGHPAIPLSVISKAAEIQLLNAVDRVLLGNRWLRKATGIQPKFPYMVDSFEKRSLYSSQRASALTNYQANSETDAETSKLGVEDNAQNNHEQSADLRLPFEDLFRRPRLKRQHTPEKWSKIRNQKLETSPFLPKITMVGISTGEAGKMSKASLKKTMEDLTRELEQPDRENSPGNSNNNNDLEIEDRDPLFVANVGDYYSRMSKTNSPRLVRGGTK from the exons ATGGCGAACCAGAACCAGAACCAGAACAAGCACCTCCACCTCCACTCTAATCTCCTCCACTCAGCAACCGCCGCTATTACCTCTCTTATTTCCACTCCAAAAACGTCGCCGTCTCCAACAATCCCACTCTCTCCACCCAAACTCTGTATCCCCTTTCAATTCGCCGACTCCTCTTCTACACAGCCTCAGCCTGACTCCGTTACTCCCAAATCCTCCGCCGTTAAGGGCTTATCATCCTCCGAGTCAAACCCTGGCTTTCCTTCAACCGTCAGAATTACCGGCCTTCATTCTAACGGCAAAGGCGGCGGTGGGCCCGCTTTTGTCGGTCAGGTTTTTAGTATGTGTGATCTTTCAGGCACTGGACTCATGGCTGTGTCTTCTCATTTTGATATTCCTTTCATTTCCGAAag TGTTTTATCTTATAGAACACCACAGTGGTTGAAGAAGGTGTTTGCGACGGTTACTAAGAGTGAGCGGAACGGcccggtttttcggtttttcaTGGATTTAGGCGATGCTG ttACATATGTGAAGAAGCTGAATATTCCGAGTGGCGTGGTGGGCGCTTGTCGTCTTGATTTAGCCTATGAACATTTCAAG GAGAGGCCTCACCTTTTTCAGTTTGTTCCAAATGAGAAACAG GTCAAGGCAGCAAACCAACTTCTTAAAACAATTCCTCGTTGTGATGGTAGGAGGAAGGTTGATGGAGTTCCTGTTTTCAGTGCTCAAAATTTAGATATTGCAATAGCTACTGCTGATGGGATTAAATG GTATACTCCATACTTTTTTGATAAAAGCATGCTGGATAACATTCTCGAAGAATCTGTTGATCAGCATTTTCATTCTTTGATCCAAACTCGGCACATGCAGCGCCGACGGGATGTTGTTGATGATAACTTGGCAGCGGAAGTGATTGAAGAAATGGGAGACAGCATGTTAGAGCCACCAGAG GTTCAGGAAATGATGGATGAGATTGGCCATCCCGCAATACCTTTGAGTGTCATTTCAAAGGCTGCTGAAATTCAACTCCTTAATGCTGTTGACAGAGTATTATTGGGTAACAGGTGGTTAAGAAAAGCAACTGGCATTCAACCAAAGTTTCCATATATGGTCGACTCATTTGAAAAACG GAGTTTATATTCTTCTCAAAGAGCATCTGCGCTTACTAATTATCAGGCTAACTCTGAAACAGATGCTGAGACTTCAAAGCTTGGAGTTGAAGACAATGCTCAAAACAATCATGAACAAAGTGCAGATTTGCGTCTCCCATTCGAAGACTTGTTTAGACGTCCCAGGTTAAAGCGACAACATACACCAGAAAAGTGGTCAAAGATAAG AAACCAAAAGTTAGAGACTAGTCCTTTTCTTCCAAAGATTACTATGGTGGGTATCTCGACGGGAGAAGCAGGAAAAATGAGTAAAGCTAGTTTAAAGAAGACGATGGAAGATCTAACAAGAGAGTTGGAGCAGCCAGATCGAGAAAATTCCCCAGGTAATAGCAATAATAATAATGACTTAGAAATCGAAGACCGGGATCCACTCTTTGTGGCTAATGTTGGTGATTATTATTCTCGTATGTCGAAAACAAATTCTCCTCGATTGGTTCGTGGAGGAACCAAATAA
- the LOC126672079 gene encoding dnaJ protein ERDJ2A-like encodes MAASEETSALFPIFILTIMALPLVPYTITKLCRAFSKKSKSIHCNCSECFHSGKYRRSIFKRISNFSTFSNLTLILLWVVMIFLVYYIKNMSRDVQVFDPYSILGLEPGALESEIKKKYRRLSVQYHPDKNPDPEAHKFFVEFITKAYQALTDPLSRENYEKYGHPDGRQGFQMGIALPQFLLDIDGPSGGILLLWIVGICILLPLVIAVVYLSRSSKYTGNYVMHQTLSAYYYLMKPSLAPSKVMEVFTKAAEYMEIPVRRTDDEPLQKLFMSVRSELNLDLKNIKQEQAKFWKQHPAIVKTELLIQAQLTRESAALSPALLGDFRRVLELAPRLLEELMKMAVIPRTAQGHGWLRPAIGVIELSQCVFQAVPLSARKSTGGSPDGIAPFLQLPHFSESVVKKITRKKVRNFEDFCDMTMEERRELLEPAGFSSSEIQDIEMVLEMMPSVTIEVKCETEGEEGIQEEDVVTVQATITLKRPNGLIRALPHTPHFPVHKEENFWFLLADPTANNVWFSQKVNFMDEEAAIVAASKTIEDTMEGSGASVKETSAAVREAAQKVRNGARLVMGKFPAPREGNYNLTCYCLCDTWIGCDKKTNLKVKILKRTRAGTRGASISEEGPIAEDGVEEEEEDDEEEYDYESEYSEDEEDEKDTKKKAPAANGAVHKGDSSSEDSGTDEE; translated from the exons ATGGCTGCCTCTGAAGAAACTAGTGCCCTATtcccaatttttattttgacaataatGGCGCTGCCACTAGTTCCGTACACGATAACAAAGCTATGCCGGGCGTTCTCGAAGAAAAGCAAAAGTATTCACTGTAACTGTTCCGAATGCTTTCACTCGGGGAAGTATCGCAGATCTATATTTAAGCGG ATTTCGAACTTCTCTACATTCAGTAACTTGACATTGATACTTTTATGGGTCGTCATGATATTCCTGGTTTACTACATAAAGAATATGAGCCGTGAT GTTCAAGTTTTTGATCCATATTCTATACTTGGACTAGAACCTGGAGCTCTAGAGtcagaaataaagaagaaataCAGGAGGCTCTCTGTTCAATACCATCCTGATAAAAATCCTGATCCAG AGGCCCACAAATTTTTTGTTGAGTTTATAACAAAGGCCTATCAGGCTCTAACAGATCCATTGTCCCGCGAGAATTATGAAAAATATGGTCATCCAGATGGTAGACAG GGGTTTCAAATGGGCATAGCTCTTCCTCAGTTCCTTCTAGATATTGATGGGCCATCTGGTGGGATACTTCTACTTTGGATTGTTGGTATTTGCATTCTCTTGCCACTGGTAATTGCAGTGGTATATCTATCAAGATCATCAAAATATACTGGAAACTATGTCATGCATCAAACTCTTTCGGCATATTACTACCTAATGAAACCTTCTTTAGCACCGAG CAAAGTCATGGAAGTCTTTACTAAGGCTGCTGAATATATGGAAATTCCAGTTCGTAGGACGGATGACGAACctcttcaaaagctgtttatgtCAGTTAGAAGTGAGTTGAATCTAGATCTTAAGAACATTAAGCAAGAACAGGCGAAGTTCTGGAAGCAGCACCCTGCCATAGTTAAG ACGGAATTGTTAATACAGGCTCAATTAACTCGTGAATCAGCAGCCCTTTCACCAGCTTTGCTAGGCGATTTTAGACGTGTGCTAGAGCTTGCACCTCGACTTCTTGAAGAATTAATGAAG ATGGCAGTCATACCACGCACTGCACAAGGCCATGGATGGCTAAGACCTGCAATTGGAGTTATTGAGCTCTCTCAGTGTGTATTTCAG GCTGTTCCTCTTAGTGCAAGAAAGTCTACTGGAGGATCCCCTGACGGAATTGCACCCTTTTTGCAgcttccacattttagcgagtCAGTTGTCAAGAAGATAACACGCAAG AAGGTGAGAAATTTTGAAGATTTTTGTGATATGACCATGGAAGAACGCCGTGAGCTGCTAGAGCCTGCGGGATTCTCCTCATCTGAAATACAAGACATTGAAATGGTACTGGAAATGATGCCTTCTGTTACAATAGAAGTTAAATGTGAGACTGAAGGTGAAGAAGGTATACAAGAGGAAGATGTTGTCACTGTTCAAGCTACGATAACTCTCAAACGTCCCAATGGCCTAATCCGTGCTCTCCCTCACACCCCACACTTCCCAGTCCACAAGGAAGAGAACTTCTGGTTTCTGCTTGCTGATCCCACCGCAAATAACGTGTGGTTTTCTCAGAAGGTAAATTTTATGGACGAAGAAGCAGCTATAGTTGCTGCTTCTAAGACAATTGAGGATACCATGGAGGGGTCTGGAGCAAGTGTCAAGGAGACAAGTGCAGCAGTCAGAGAAGCGGCGCAAAAGGTGCGGAATGGCGCTAGATTGGTGATGGGCAAGTTCCCAGCACCCAGGGAGGGGAACTACAATTTGACTTGTTACTGCTTGTGTGACACTTGGATAGGTTGCGACAAAAAGACTAATTTGAAGGTCAAAATATTGAAACGAACACGGGCTGGCACTCGAGGTGCTTCAATCTCTGAAGAGGGACCGATTGCTGAGGACGGGGTTGAAGAGGAAGAGGAGGATGATGAGGAGGAATATGATTACGAGAGTGAATATAGTGAAGATGAGGAAGAtgaaaaagatacaaaaaagaAGGCCCCTGCAGCTAATGGCGCAGTGCATAAAGGTGACTCGAGCTCGGAGGATTCGGGCACAGATGAGGAATGA
- the LOC126671683 gene encoding uncharacterized protein At3g49140-like has translation MIETATGVRFSAAALPHYRQWNLEEVNGVSRSSSLPWSKARRLYGSSLVRRGSLLKSRIRACSEKLGSSSDSSKQNVGKSQYHPFEEMAEKISLNDSGDTVLTPQETARTVVEVNSKATLALTGLINDAIHENIIWPDLPYVTDEHGNIYFQVKNDEDILQTLTSENNFVQAIIGFDTLEMMNEMDLLGPSDIDFGIEEIDDLDSDIEDDEDEDEDEDGDDEDYDDDDLVAILDDEDEDSDEALGDWAKLETMRSSHPMYFAKKLAQVTSDDPIDWMEQPPAGLTIQGVIRPALIEEHSGIQKHISGNPSCHADINETGTNVDGKLENDGGINGHKNESGIPEDISKCAEESGNDKAPTNGTSFYKLEMIKIQLISPDGHQTVVEEEDYRKAQPDAIAHSARKIMSRLKAGGEKITETLKSLCWMYKGLQVEEAAVIGVDSLGFDLRVCSGTRVETLRFSFNSRATSEYGAERQLNDILFPRIPRRAPEKKPTHQNEH, from the exons atGATTGAAACCGCCACCGGCGTTCGATTCTCCGCCGCCGCCTTACCCC ATTATCGTCAGTGGAACTTGGAGGAAGTCAATGGAGTCTCTCGCAGCTCCTCCTTGCCTTG GAGTAAAGCTCGAAGGTTATACGGAAGTTCTTTAGTGAGAAGAGGTAGTCTATTAAAGAGTAGAATTCGAGCATGTTCCGAGAAATTAGGTTCGTCTTCAGATTCTTCAAAGCAGAATGTTGGTAAATCGCAATATCATCCGTTCGAGGAGATGGCGGAAAAAATATCACTAAATGATAGTGGAGACACAGTTCTCACACCTCAAGAAACTGCTAGAACCGTTGTTGAG GTCAACAGCAAAGCGACACTAGCGTTGACTGGTTTAATTAATGATGCCATTCATGAAAATATTATCTGGCCAGACTTGCCTTATGTTACTGATGAACATGGAA ACATATACTTTCAAGTGAAGAATGATGAAGACATTTTGCAAACTCTTACTTCAGAAAATAATTTTGTG CAAGCCATTATAGGCTTTGATACTCTGGAAATGATGAATGAGATGGATTTGCTAGGTCCATCAGATATTGATTTTGGAATTGAAGAGATTGATGATTTAGATAGCGATATTGAAGATGATGAGGATGAAGACGAGGATGAGGATGGAGATGATGAAGACTATGATGATGAT GATTTGGTAGCTATTCTTGACGATGAAGATGAAGACTCTGATGAGGCACTTGGTGATTGGGCAAAGTTGGAGACTATGCGATCTTCTCATCCAatgtattttgccaaaaaactTGCCCAG GTTACTTCAGATGATCCTATAGACTGGATGGAGCAGCCTCCAGCAGGTTTAACCATTCAGGGTGTCATAAGACCCGCCCTAATTGAAGAACATTCTGGCATCCAGAAGCATATATCTGGCAATCCATCATGCCATGCTGATATAAATGAGACAGGGACAAATGTGGATGGCAAACTGGAGAATGATGGTGGGATCAATGGTCACAAAAATGAGTCAGGGATTCCTGAAGATATTTCTAAATGTGCTGAAGAGTCGGGGAATGATAAGGCACCTACAAATGGGACTTCATTCTACAAACTGGAGATGATTAAAATTCAGCTGATTTCTCCCGATGGACATCAG ACTGTAGTTGAAGAAGAGGACTATAGAAAGGCTCAACCTGATGCTATCGCACATTCAGCGAGAAAAATTATGTCCCGTCTGAAAGCCGGGGGAGAGAAAATCACAGAGACTTTGAAGTCCTTGTGTTGGATGTATAAGGGTCTCCAAGTGgag GAGGCAGCAGTGATCGGCGTAGATTCCCTCGGCTTTGATCTGAGGGTTTGTTCTGGAACCCGAGTTGAGACATTGCGGTTTTCATTTAATTCACGG GCCACATCAGAATATGGTGCTGAGAGACAACTCAATGATATATTATTCCCAAGGATACCACGAAGAGCGCCCGAAAAGAAGCCAACTCATCAAAATGAACACTAA
- the LOC126672080 gene encoding pentatricopeptide repeat-containing protein At4g21190 has translation MIMHCLRPPLPLIFTRFERIKTFKSTSSVIVCALKGPRPRSPRVWKTKTRIGTISKSSKLVECIKGLSNVKEEVYGALDSFIAWELEFPLIAVKKALKTLENEREWKRIIQVIKWMLSKGQGRTMGTNFTLLNALAEDERIDEAEELWNKIFADNLEGTPRNFFDKIISIYYKRDMHDKLFEVFADMEELGIRPSVSVVNMTGNVFLNLGMLDKYHKLKKKYPPQKWEYRYYKGKRVRVRAKHNIESDGANEGVNKDNETPHISNELQEEEYTELNETNIKPVSNELNEIAGTELNIEAIVEASFLNEASIEEVSTLFDDETKT, from the exons ATGATAATGCATTGTCTGAGACCGCCTCTACCGCTCATCTTCACTAGATTTGAACGGATAAAAACCTTCAAGAGTACGAGCAGCGTTATT GTTTGTGCTTTAAAAGGTCCACGACCAAGGTCTCCTAGAGTATGGAAAACAAAAACTAGAATTGGAACTATCTCCAAGTCTTCTAAGCTTGTTGAATGC ATTAAGGGATTATCAAATGTGAAGGAGGAAGTGTATGGGGCACTTGATTCCTTCATTGCTTGGGAGTTGGAGTTCCCTCTAATTGCTGTTAAAAAAGCGCTGAAGACTCTTGAGAATGAACGAGAATGGAAAAGGATAATTCAG GTGATAAAGTGGATGCTAAGTAAAGGTCAAGGACGGACAATGGGGACAAATTTCACCTTACTAAATGCATTAGCTGAGGATGAGAGGATTGATGAAGCTGAAGAGCTTTGGAATAAAATATTTGCGGACAACTTAGAAGGCACGCCTCGCAATTTCTTTGATAAAATCATTTCCATCTATTACAAGAGAGACATGCATGATAAGTTGTTTGAG GTATTTGCTGATATGGAGGAGCTTGGTATCCGACCAAGTGTTTCAGTTGTCAACATGACAGGAAATGTATTCCTGAATCTGGGTATGCTGGACAAATACCACAAATTAAAGAAGAAATACCCACCACAAAAGTGGGAATATCGATATTACAAAGGAAAGCGTGTTAGGGTTCGAGCAAAGCACAACATTGAATCTGATGGCGCCAATGAAGGTGTAAACAAGGACAACGAAACTCCCCATATTTCGAATGAATTACAAGAAGAAGAGTATACAGAGTTAAATGAAACTAATATCAAGCCGGTTTCAAATGAATTGAATGAAATCGCCGGTACAGAGTTAAACATTGAAGCTATTGTTGAAGCGTCCTTTTTAAATGAAGCTAGTATTGAGGAGGTTTCAACCTTATTTGATGACGAAACCAAGACATAA
- the LOC126674114 gene encoding uncharacterized protein LOC126674114 isoform X3 gives MANQNQNQNKHLHLHSNLLHSATAAITSLISTPKTSPSPTIPLSPPKLCIPFQFADSSSTQPQPDSVTPKSSAVKGLSSSESNPGFPSTVRITGLHSNGKGGGGPAFVGQVFSMCDLSGTGLMAVSSHFDIPFISERTPQWLKKVFATVTKSERNGPVFRFFMDLGDAVTYVKKLNIPSGVVGACRLDLAYEHFKERPHLFQFVPNEKQVKAANQLLKTIPRCDGRRKVDGVPVFSAQNLDIAIATADGIKWYTPYFFDKSMLDNILEESVDQHFHSLIQTRHMQRRRDVVDDNLAAEVIEEMGDSMLEPPEVQEMMDEIGHPAIPLSVISKAAEIQLLNAVDRVLLGNRWLRKATGIQPKFPYMVDSFEKRSLYSSQRASALTNYQANSETDAETSKLGVEDNAQNNHEQSADLRLPFEDLFRRPRLKRQHTPEKWSKISECRNQKLETSPFLPKITMVGISTGEAGKMSKASLKKTMEDLTRELEQPDRENSPGNSNNNNDLEIEDRDPLFVANVGDYYSRMSKTNSPRLVRGGTK, from the exons ATGGCGAACCAGAACCAGAACCAGAACAAGCACCTCCACCTCCACTCTAATCTCCTCCACTCAGCAACCGCCGCTATTACCTCTCTTATTTCCACTCCAAAAACGTCGCCGTCTCCAACAATCCCACTCTCTCCACCCAAACTCTGTATCCCCTTTCAATTCGCCGACTCCTCTTCTACACAGCCTCAGCCTGACTCCGTTACTCCCAAATCCTCCGCCGTTAAGGGCTTATCATCCTCCGAGTCAAACCCTGGCTTTCCTTCAACCGTCAGAATTACCGGCCTTCATTCTAACGGCAAAGGCGGCGGTGGGCCCGCTTTTGTCGGTCAGGTTTTTAGTATGTGTGATCTTTCAGGCACTGGACTCATGGCTGTGTCTTCTCATTTTGATATTCCTTTCATTTCCGAAag AACACCACAGTGGTTGAAGAAGGTGTTTGCGACGGTTACTAAGAGTGAGCGGAACGGcccggtttttcggtttttcaTGGATTTAGGCGATGCTG ttACATATGTGAAGAAGCTGAATATTCCGAGTGGCGTGGTGGGCGCTTGTCGTCTTGATTTAGCCTATGAACATTTCAAG GAGAGGCCTCACCTTTTTCAGTTTGTTCCAAATGAGAAACAG GTCAAGGCAGCAAACCAACTTCTTAAAACAATTCCTCGTTGTGATGGTAGGAGGAAGGTTGATGGAGTTCCTGTTTTCAGTGCTCAAAATTTAGATATTGCAATAGCTACTGCTGATGGGATTAAATG GTATACTCCATACTTTTTTGATAAAAGCATGCTGGATAACATTCTCGAAGAATCTGTTGATCAGCATTTTCATTCTTTGATCCAAACTCGGCACATGCAGCGCCGACGGGATGTTGTTGATGATAACTTGGCAGCGGAAGTGATTGAAGAAATGGGAGACAGCATGTTAGAGCCACCAGAG GTTCAGGAAATGATGGATGAGATTGGCCATCCCGCAATACCTTTGAGTGTCATTTCAAAGGCTGCTGAAATTCAACTCCTTAATGCTGTTGACAGAGTATTATTGGGTAACAGGTGGTTAAGAAAAGCAACTGGCATTCAACCAAAGTTTCCATATATGGTCGACTCATTTGAAAAACG GAGTTTATATTCTTCTCAAAGAGCATCTGCGCTTACTAATTATCAGGCTAACTCTGAAACAGATGCTGAGACTTCAAAGCTTGGAGTTGAAGACAATGCTCAAAACAATCATGAACAAAGTGCAGATTTGCGTCTCCCATTCGAAGACTTGTTTAGACGTCCCAGGTTAAAGCGACAACATACACCAGAAAAGTGGTCAAAGATAAG TGAATGCAGAAACCAAAAGTTAGAGACTAGTCCTTTTCTTCCAAAGATTACTATGGTGGGTATCTCGACGGGAGAAGCAGGAAAAATGAGTAAAGCTAGTTTAAAGAAGACGATGGAAGATCTAACAAGAGAGTTGGAGCAGCCAGATCGAGAAAATTCCCCAGGTAATAGCAATAATAATAATGACTTAGAAATCGAAGACCGGGATCCACTCTTTGTGGCTAATGTTGGTGATTATTATTCTCGTATGTCGAAAACAAATTCTCCTCGATTGGTTCGTGGAGGAACCAAATAA
- the LOC126674114 gene encoding uncharacterized protein LOC126674114 isoform X4, giving the protein MANQNQNQNKHLHLHSNLLHSATAAITSLISTPKTSPSPTIPLSPPKLCIPFQFADSSSTQPQPDSVTPKSSAVKGLSSSESNPGFPSTVRITGLHSNGKGGGGPAFVGQVFSMCDLSGTGLMAVSSHFDIPFISESVLSYRTPQWLKKVFATVTKSERNGPVFRFFMDLGDAVTYVKKLNIPSGVVGACRLDLAYEHFKERPHLFQFVPNEKQVKAANQLLKTIPRCDGRRKVDGVPVFSAQNLDIAIATADGIKWYTPYFFDKSMLDNILEESVDQHFHSLIQTRHMQRRRDVVDDNLAAEVIEEMGDSMLEPPEVQEMMDEIGHPAIPLSVISKAAEIQLLNAVDRVLLGNRWLRKATGIQPKFPYMVDSFEKRFLVKLSTE; this is encoded by the exons ATGGCGAACCAGAACCAGAACCAGAACAAGCACCTCCACCTCCACTCTAATCTCCTCCACTCAGCAACCGCCGCTATTACCTCTCTTATTTCCACTCCAAAAACGTCGCCGTCTCCAACAATCCCACTCTCTCCACCCAAACTCTGTATCCCCTTTCAATTCGCCGACTCCTCTTCTACACAGCCTCAGCCTGACTCCGTTACTCCCAAATCCTCCGCCGTTAAGGGCTTATCATCCTCCGAGTCAAACCCTGGCTTTCCTTCAACCGTCAGAATTACCGGCCTTCATTCTAACGGCAAAGGCGGCGGTGGGCCCGCTTTTGTCGGTCAGGTTTTTAGTATGTGTGATCTTTCAGGCACTGGACTCATGGCTGTGTCTTCTCATTTTGATATTCCTTTCATTTCCGAAag TGTTTTATCTTATAGAACACCACAGTGGTTGAAGAAGGTGTTTGCGACGGTTACTAAGAGTGAGCGGAACGGcccggtttttcggtttttcaTGGATTTAGGCGATGCTG ttACATATGTGAAGAAGCTGAATATTCCGAGTGGCGTGGTGGGCGCTTGTCGTCTTGATTTAGCCTATGAACATTTCAAG GAGAGGCCTCACCTTTTTCAGTTTGTTCCAAATGAGAAACAG GTCAAGGCAGCAAACCAACTTCTTAAAACAATTCCTCGTTGTGATGGTAGGAGGAAGGTTGATGGAGTTCCTGTTTTCAGTGCTCAAAATTTAGATATTGCAATAGCTACTGCTGATGGGATTAAATG GTATACTCCATACTTTTTTGATAAAAGCATGCTGGATAACATTCTCGAAGAATCTGTTGATCAGCATTTTCATTCTTTGATCCAAACTCGGCACATGCAGCGCCGACGGGATGTTGTTGATGATAACTTGGCAGCGGAAGTGATTGAAGAAATGGGAGACAGCATGTTAGAGCCACCAGAG GTTCAGGAAATGATGGATGAGATTGGCCATCCCGCAATACCTTTGAGTGTCATTTCAAAGGCTGCTGAAATTCAACTCCTTAATGCTGTTGACAGAGTATTATTGGGTAACAGGTGGTTAAGAAAAGCAACTGGCATTCAACCAAAGTTTCCATATATGGTCGACTCATTTGAAAAACG ATTTTTGGTTAAACTGAGTACTGAGTAG